Proteins encoded together in one Porites lutea chromosome 2, jaPorLute2.1, whole genome shotgun sequence window:
- the LOC140926052 gene encoding hemicentin-1-like, with protein sequence MAKEQKKSFVCNFKPNVLCLVILLFYQSYLVSSRLPNYQYHVDSLVDTRKALLSYFAETAASSPSNSLLTNVEEIEKAVYESQAHRSFYLQTITRVKKIEGIIKLAAQHGKGQFLRQALGHALYTTINIQKSKHSSQTSRRKKRCAIYVNAVKKMMQSIKRAIGKDNFKNFIGNQNKNKVTLMFAVDDTGSMYQEIQAVKDIATYIVEFPRPNLEVDYILSPFNDPESGRAITKGVGKGKEFIDQIDALSASGGGDCKDMAFTGILEALRKGPVTNSPLYVFTDGPPKDVSLLQAAKIRAHFLGATVYFFLTNGCGNEADYLPFEELARDTCGQIFKLPKSRPDIAKMKRFTKVLLAGTACSTGMQVIGIGKKKRSVAAKEYKLMVDDTMDKIIVTISSANSSPKITLTDPLGSSVGKTTMSKVTIFEVANPRPGPWTLTVPTGAGKHTYLFKGTSKTNMDFDFIFVIPRVGGTPIPISHPLTGKYAHVVLIVRQADKIQSSSLYLNILKEDGSILRTASVRPAGTTSGAHFTATFATPSAPFKLQLRGKTKKNFDFERNSKIAIQPSHIIVKAIYSGGEFTVPKHTNESVMFLVYNTGVTEMFDVSVEGTSLFNAHYQRSHLVYQDRLAIIYAYFTASHLAAPGNAEGVLVTVTGRTSKATAKTVVSLMVS encoded by the exons ATGGCCAAGGAACAGAAAAAGTCATTTGTTTGCAATTTCAAACCAAACGTTTTGTGTTTGGTTATACTTTTGTTCTATCAGAGTTACTTGGTTTCCTCTCGATTACCCAATTACCAATATCATGTTGACTCGTTGGTTGACACTAGAAAGGCGTTGCTGTCTTATTTCGCAGAAACGGCAG CTTCGTCGCCGTCCAACAGCCTTCTGACAAACgtggaagaaatagaaaaagcaGTTTACGAGAGCCAGGCCCATCGTTCTTTTTACCTCCAAACAATAACCAGAGTGAAAAAGATCGAAGGCATCATCAAACTTGCCGCTCAGCATGGCAAAGGACAATTTCTTCGCCAAGCACTTGGTCATGCGCTGTACACTACCATCAACATACAGAAAAGCAAGCACTCTTCCCAGACTTCGCGTCGTAAAAAGCGATGTGCAATATACGTCAATGCAGTTAAGAAAATGATGCAATCAATCAAAAGGGCCATCGGAaaagacaattttaaaaattttattggCAACCAAAACAAGAATAAGGTAACACTTATGTTTGCGGTGGATGACACGGGAAGTATGTATCAAGAAATTCAAGCAGTCAAGGACATAGCAACTTACATCGTCGAATTCCCGAGGCCAAATTTAGAAGTGGATTATATTTTGTCGCCTTTTAACGACCCAG AAAGTGGCAGAGCCATAACGAAAGGTGTTGGGAAAGGGAAAGAATTTATTGACCAAATTGATGCTCTTTCTGCAAGTGGCGGAGGAGACTGTAAGGATATGGCCTTCACTGGAATTCTGGAAGCCCTGAGAAAAGGGCCGGTGACCAATTCACCCCTGTACGTTTTTACAGATGGTCCACCAAAGGACGTTTCATTGTTACAAGCAGCAAAGATCAGAGCACATTTTCTAGGTGCAACTGtttacttttttctaactaatGGCTGTGGTAACGAAGCTGATTACCTGCCGTTCGAGGAACTTGCCAGGGACACTTGTGGTCAGATTTTTAAGCTGCCAAAATCTAGGCCCGATATCGCAAAGATGAAGAGGTTTACAAAAGTGCTCCTTGCAGGGACAGCATGCAGTACTGGAATGCAAGTGATTGGGATTGGTAAGAAGAAACGGAGTGTTGCTGCAAAGGAATACAAATTGATGGTAGATGACACAATGGACAAAATAATTGTAACGATCTCTAGTGCCAACAGCTCTCCAAAAATAACACTCACAGATCCCCTGGGAAGTTCTGTTGGAAAGACTACGATGTCTAAAGTGACAATATTTGAGGTGGCTAACCCAAGGCCTGGACCTTGGACGCTAACTGTACCAACAGGTGCTGGAAAACACACGTATCTGTTCAAAGGAACCAGCAAGACCAACATGGATTTCGATTTCATCTTTGTCATTCCTCGTGTAGGAGGAACTCCTATACCAATATCACATCCCCTTACTG GAAAATACGCACATGTCGTCTTGATAGTGAGACAGGCTGATAAGATACAGTCATCATCTCTGTACCTTAACATCCTGAAGGAAGATGGAAGCATCCTTCGCACAGCGTCTGTCAGACCAGCTGGAACTACAAGTGGAGCACATTTCACAGCCACCTTTGCTACTCCATCGGCCCCCTTCAAACTGCAACTGAGGGGCAAGACCAAGAAAAACTTTGACTTTGAACGCAATTCCAAGATCGCTATACAACCTAGCCATATAATCGTCAAAGCCATCTATTCCGGAGGTGAATTCACGGTTCCCAAACACACCAATGAATCAGTCATGTTTTTAGTCTATAACACTGGTGTTACTGAAATGTTTGATGTTTCAGTTGAAGGTACGTCATTGTTCAACGCTCACTATCAAAGATCACACCTCGTTTACCAAGACCGTCTGGCCATCATTTACGCGTATTTTACCGCATCGCATTTGGCCGCCCCAGGAAACGCAGAGGGGGTGCTAGTTACTGTAACTGGTCGAACGTCGAAAGCCACTGCCAAGACCGTTGTGAGTTTGATGGTTTCTTAA